In one window of Paraflavitalea soli DNA:
- a CDS encoding helix-turn-helix domain-containing protein: MDADIHTLYTSSFYRILDFKCRCVDCRTSKPEYNEAFCISFVRKGNFLFNIFRHSLDSYTGCVLITKPGYERTVTHAHSVPDECTIFEFTAGFYTVLLERYGKTGFFTNNDLHSTLYKTNPETEFLHFYIARLILTNTGTRLQVDNLVLEMIHKVLGAITDHTPEDALHPRLKLQHLSTIELAKHYITEHYTDDISLQEVATHCHVSPFHFSRIFKTFTQSSPHQFLLTIRLKHAEMLLKDTVLPIGDIAFSSGFNSIEHFTTAFRQKYKCPPARYRTQVSITPL, encoded by the coding sequence ATGGATGCCGATATACATACCTTGTATACCTCCAGCTTTTACCGCATACTGGATTTCAAATGCCGGTGTGTAGACTGCCGTACTTCCAAACCGGAGTACAATGAGGCATTCTGCATCAGCTTTGTGCGCAAGGGCAATTTTCTGTTCAATATCTTCCGGCATTCACTGGATTCCTATACGGGCTGTGTACTCATTACCAAACCCGGCTACGAACGTACGGTCACGCATGCGCACAGTGTGCCGGATGAATGCACCATCTTTGAATTTACGGCCGGTTTTTATACCGTACTACTGGAGCGATATGGGAAGACGGGTTTCTTTACCAACAATGACCTGCACTCTACGCTATATAAGACCAATCCGGAAACAGAATTCCTGCACTTTTATATAGCCAGGCTCATTCTCACCAATACCGGCACCAGGTTGCAGGTAGACAACCTGGTGCTGGAAATGATCCACAAGGTGCTGGGCGCTATTACCGATCATACGCCGGAAGACGCCCTACACCCGCGTCTCAAATTACAGCACCTGAGCACGATCGAACTGGCCAAGCATTACATCACCGAACATTATACGGATGATATTTCCCTGCAGGAGGTTGCCACCCACTGCCATGTAAGTCCTTTTCATTTCAGCCGCATTTTCAAAACCTTCACACAAAGCTCACCCCATCAGTTCCTGCTCACCATCAGGCTGAAGCATGCAGAAATGTTATTAAAAGATACTGTACTGCCGATAGGTGATATCGCCTTCTCCTCGGGTTTCAACAGCATTGAACATTTCACCACTGCCTTCCGTCAAAAATACAAGTGCCCGCCTGCCAGGTATCGTACACAAGTGTCCATCACGCCCCTTTAG
- a CDS encoding L,D-transpeptidase family protein, translated as MKYALIVALVLCTGEYVWSQTSAATFNFVEYQKTFPRTSDAWKRKEDTLMKQFMEKGLAWPFRYMYLRSFKYDSQLEVWVKHEKNEPFKLFKTYKVCALAGTLGPKRMQGDYQVPEGFYYINEFNPKSQYHLSLGLNYPNTSDRILSDSLQPGGEIYIHGSCVTTGCIPITDQQIEELYILAANARNQGQDFIPVHIFPVQFKNQKSSEYLAKHVKDFPEYAPMMEELKHAYLYFESTKQLPVIMTSKKGGYVVEGVIPPPPEKPVKVVRKREPRPVKEFTGEIVSVVNKLPVYPGGNPGFQAFIDKLSHEMAQYLDEDQKKAYVMIEFVVDKHGKPGFAKVLKGGNDELNDKLMDAFDKMPDWIPAVRLEQNVAVKLKQSLYIERLETSSTKTAGTASGTAVSN; from the coding sequence ATGAAATACGCACTGATAGTAGCATTGGTTCTCTGTACCGGAGAATATGTGTGGTCGCAAACTTCCGCCGCTACCTTCAATTTTGTTGAATACCAGAAGACTTTTCCCCGTACAAGTGATGCGTGGAAACGCAAAGAAGATACACTCATGAAGCAGTTCATGGAAAAAGGACTGGCCTGGCCATTCCGGTACATGTACCTGCGTTCATTCAAGTACGATAGTCAGCTGGAAGTGTGGGTGAAGCATGAAAAAAATGAACCTTTCAAATTATTCAAGACCTATAAAGTGTGCGCATTGGCCGGAACCTTAGGTCCCAAGCGTATGCAGGGTGATTACCAGGTGCCGGAAGGGTTTTATTACATCAATGAGTTCAATCCCAAAAGCCAGTACCATTTGTCATTGGGCCTCAATTATCCCAATACATCCGATCGTATACTGAGTGATTCCCTGCAACCCGGCGGAGAGATCTACATTCATGGCAGTTGTGTGACCACCGGTTGTATTCCCATCACCGATCAGCAAATTGAAGAGTTGTATATCCTGGCTGCCAATGCACGCAACCAGGGACAGGATTTTATACCGGTCCATATATTTCCGGTCCAGTTCAAGAACCAGAAGAGTAGTGAATACCTGGCCAAACATGTAAAGGATTTTCCGGAATATGCGCCCATGATGGAGGAGCTAAAGCATGCTTACCTGTATTTTGAGAGTACCAAACAGCTGCCTGTGATCATGACATCCAAAAAAGGTGGCTATGTGGTAGAAGGGGTTATTCCGCCACCCCCTGAAAAACCGGTAAAAGTGGTCAGGAAAAGAGAGCCCAGGCCGGTGAAGGAGTTTACCGGGGAAATCGTATCTGTCGTTAATAAATTGCCTGTATACCCAGGTGGAAACCCTGGTTTTCAAGCATTTATTGATAAACTAAGCCATGAAATGGCGCAATACCTGGACGAAGACCAGAAGAAAGCCTATGTGATGATCGAGTTTGTGGTGGACAAGCATGGTAAGCCGGGTTTTGCCAAAGTGCTCAAGGGCGGCAATGACGAACTGAATGACAAACTCATGGACGCTTTTGATAAAATGCCCGACTGGATACCAGCCGTACGCCTGGAGCAGAATGTAGCGGTGAAGCTAAAACAATCCCTGTATATAGAACGCCTGGAAACCTCCTCTACAAAGACTGCGGGCACTGCGAGCGGGACAGCTGTTAGCAATTAA
- a CDS encoding DinB family protein, translating to MQAQLMKTLQNSRNYTLSVAEAMPEKTYDSKPAGAGWNFRELLHHIAYGIQWWEDNYIKGSKTDWSPSATKKNKQEIITYLTGAYDGLQETIEAGKLSADAVQGFHTTIDHITHHRGQAVLHLRCQGIEPPEYVY from the coding sequence ATGCAAGCACAATTGATGAAGACCTTACAAAATTCAAGAAATTACACGCTCAGTGTAGCGGAAGCCATGCCGGAAAAGACCTATGATTCCAAACCAGCAGGGGCCGGCTGGAATTTCAGGGAATTGTTGCACCATATTGCTTATGGCATTCAATGGTGGGAAGACAATTATATCAAGGGCAGCAAAACCGACTGGTCGCCATCGGCCACCAAAAAGAATAAGCAGGAGATCATTACCTACCTCACCGGCGCTTACGATGGATTGCAGGAAACAATAGAAGCAGGTAAACTATCGGCCGATGCAGTGCAGGGTTTTCATACAACCATCGATCACATCACGCATCACCGCGGGCAGGCGGTATTACACCTGCGCTGCCAGGGTATTGAGCCACCGGAATACGTTTATTAG
- a CDS encoding dipeptide epimerase, with protein MKVSYRTYNLPFRHPFTISKGTKTHQPSLVVELEHRGVTGYGEAPAIAYYNIPVEKMIEDLERKQLMVEKFAFTEPERYWHYLHHLFPQNNFLVCALDIATWDLWGKLYRQPLYQLWKLDAEKAPLTDYTIGIDTIDKMVEKMKEKPWPIYKIKLGTPEDIAIVTALRKHTDATLRIDANAGWTVEEALEKIPQLATLGVEFIEQPLAKDNWEGMKILFEKSPLPLIADEACVVQGDVEKCYQHFHGINIKLTKCSGITPARFMIEKARSLGMKVMVGSMNESTIGTAAIAHLGPLLDYVDMDGPLLLKEDIATGLDFKAGKAIFSGKPGLGVEFTDVYEKSESL; from the coding sequence ATGAAGGTCTCCTATAGAACTTACAACCTCCCATTCCGTCATCCATTTACGATCTCAAAAGGTACCAAAACACACCAGCCTTCGCTGGTAGTGGAGTTGGAGCACCGGGGCGTGACCGGTTATGGGGAAGCGCCGGCCATTGCTTATTACAATATCCCGGTAGAGAAAATGATCGAAGACCTGGAGCGTAAGCAACTGATGGTAGAGAAGTTCGCTTTTACCGAGCCGGAACGTTACTGGCATTACCTGCATCACCTCTTTCCACAGAATAACTTTTTGGTTTGTGCGCTGGATATCGCTACCTGGGATCTGTGGGGTAAACTTTACCGCCAGCCCTTGTACCAATTGTGGAAGCTGGATGCTGAAAAAGCGCCCCTAACGGATTATACCATCGGTATCGACACCATTGATAAAATGGTGGAGAAAATGAAGGAGAAGCCCTGGCCCATCTATAAGATAAAACTGGGTACTCCGGAGGATATTGCGATTGTGACCGCTTTGCGTAAGCATACCGATGCTACGCTGCGCATAGACGCCAATGCTGGCTGGACGGTGGAAGAAGCCCTGGAAAAGATACCTCAGCTGGCAACCCTGGGCGTAGAATTCATTGAACAGCCCCTGGCCAAAGACAACTGGGAGGGGATGAAGATATTGTTTGAAAAGTCTCCGTTGCCTTTGATTGCCGATGAAGCCTGTGTGGTACAGGGCGATGTGGAGAAATGTTACCAGCATTTTCACGGTATTAATATCAAGCTTACCAAGTGCAGTGGTATTACACCTGCACGATTTATGATAGAGAAAGCCCGCTCCCTGGGCATGAAGGTGATGGTGGGCAGTATGAATGAAAGTACCATTGGTACAGCAGCCATTGCCCATTTAGGTCCCTTGCTGGATTATGTGGATATGGATGGTCCCTTGTTACTGAAAGAAGATATTGCCACGGGATTAGACTTTAAAGCGGGGAAAGCTATTTTCTCCGGTAAGCCTGGTCTGGGTGTGGAGTTTACAGATGTATATGAAAAGTCCGAAAGTCTGTAA
- a CDS encoding 4-alpha-glucanotransferase: MTIHFYVRFHTQYGQLLAVTGNMEALGNHDVEKAFTLTHLNNEFWHGTIETDFSESGALHYNYILKNEDGFRVFEWGDRVIDGDKLSSVTALQLVDTWNHAGEYENVFYSDPFQQVLLNDHTRSKIKQPKKFTHLFKVKAPLLTRHEVVCLLGNTSETSNWNVEAPVLLSRDNGWWTVKLSLPREDFPLTYKYGVYDTKEQRFVRYESGENRILYGVQGPSGDEAGEHMLTILHDGFVHLPNDTWKGAGVSLPVFSLRSRNSFGTGEFTDLNLLTDWAKKTGLKLIQILPVNDTIATHTWVDTYPYAAISAFALHPLYLNLEQVAGKQHADIIKPLKKKQKQLNELPDMDYEAVMKLKLGAVRELYALQKEDWLKDKDYYLFFENNKHWLVPYAAFCCLRDRYKTSDFNQWKTHNKYSKESIDKFVSPRSKHYDEIALHYFTQYHLHLQLKEAAEYAHKNGVILKGDIPIGVYRYGCDAWMEPELYHLDVQAGAPPDDFAVRGQNWGFPTYNWERMAEDGFEWWHRRFVQMSNYFDAFRIDHILGFFRIWSIPLHAVEGIMGHFVPAITVHQHEFGQRGIWFDHYRYCKPCINDAILWEMFGPNNDKFKPFLHAIGDGTYELKPEFATQRQVEHYFAALELTEDNGRIRQGLYDLISNVILFEQPGSNGQEFHFRFGIDNTASFRYLDGHTQYLLKELYIDYFFRRQDDYWMKEAMKKLPALKRATNMLVCGEDLGLVPGCVPHVMKQLGILSLEIQRMPKDSLHEFFNPANAPYLSVVTPSTHDMSTIRGWWEEDREKIQRFYNTELKQWGEAPVFCEPWINKAIVLQHLHSPAMWAVFQLQDILGTSEGTRRENPQEERINVPATSQHYWRYRMHIPLEQLIKEKAFNEDLKEQVVASGR; encoded by the coding sequence ATGACAATTCACTTTTACGTTCGCTTTCATACCCAATATGGCCAATTGCTGGCGGTTACCGGCAATATGGAAGCCCTGGGTAATCATGATGTAGAAAAAGCTTTTACGCTGACTCACCTGAATAATGAATTCTGGCATGGGACCATCGAGACCGATTTCTCGGAGTCCGGAGCCCTTCATTATAATTACATATTAAAGAATGAGGACGGTTTCCGCGTTTTTGAATGGGGCGACCGGGTGATCGATGGAGATAAGCTATCCTCCGTGACGGCCCTTCAACTGGTTGACACCTGGAACCATGCGGGAGAATATGAGAATGTCTTTTATTCTGATCCTTTTCAACAGGTACTGCTCAACGACCACACGCGCAGTAAGATCAAGCAGCCTAAGAAGTTTACCCACCTGTTTAAAGTCAAAGCGCCCCTGCTCACCCGACACGAAGTGGTTTGTTTACTGGGTAATACCAGTGAGACCAGCAATTGGAATGTGGAGGCGCCGGTACTGTTGAGCCGTGACAATGGCTGGTGGACGGTCAAACTCAGTTTGCCCAGAGAAGATTTCCCCCTCACCTATAAATATGGGGTGTACGATACGAAGGAGCAGCGCTTTGTGCGGTATGAGTCAGGCGAGAACAGGATATTGTACGGCGTGCAGGGCCCTTCGGGCGATGAGGCAGGTGAGCACATGCTGACGATCCTGCACGATGGTTTCGTACACCTGCCCAATGATACCTGGAAAGGAGCAGGAGTATCCCTGCCCGTCTTCAGTTTGCGCAGCAGGAACTCTTTCGGCACCGGCGAGTTTACCGATCTTAATCTGCTGACCGACTGGGCCAAAAAGACCGGCCTCAAACTGATACAGATATTGCCGGTCAACGACACCATTGCCACGCACACCTGGGTTGATACGTATCCTTATGCCGCCATATCGGCCTTTGCCCTCCATCCCCTGTACCTCAACCTGGAGCAGGTAGCCGGCAAGCAACACGCAGATATCATCAAGCCATTGAAGAAAAAGCAAAAACAGCTCAATGAGCTGCCGGATATGGATTACGAGGCGGTGATGAAGCTGAAATTGGGCGCTGTCCGCGAATTGTATGCTTTACAGAAAGAAGATTGGCTGAAAGACAAAGATTACTACCTGTTCTTCGAGAACAATAAACACTGGCTGGTTCCTTATGCTGCGTTTTGTTGCCTGCGCGACCGTTACAAAACCTCCGATTTTAACCAGTGGAAAACACATAACAAGTACAGCAAGGAGTCGATCGATAAGTTTGTTTCGCCCCGGTCGAAACATTATGATGAAATAGCCCTGCATTATTTTACACAATACCATTTGCACCTGCAGCTGAAAGAAGCGGCTGAGTATGCCCATAAGAACGGGGTTATTCTGAAAGGGGATATTCCTATTGGCGTATACCGCTACGGATGTGATGCCTGGATGGAACCGGAACTGTATCACCTGGATGTACAGGCAGGAGCTCCGCCTGATGATTTTGCGGTGCGTGGTCAGAACTGGGGGTTCCCTACTTACAACTGGGAGCGCATGGCCGAAGACGGATTTGAATGGTGGCACCGCCGCTTTGTGCAGATGAGCAATTACTTCGATGCTTTCCGCATAGACCATATCCTGGGCTTTTTCCGCATCTGGAGTATTCCACTTCATGCTGTAGAAGGCATTATGGGGCATTTTGTGCCCGCTATAACGGTGCATCAGCATGAGTTTGGGCAAAGAGGTATCTGGTTTGACCATTACCGCTATTGCAAGCCCTGTATCAATGATGCCATCCTGTGGGAAATGTTTGGCCCCAATAACGACAAGTTCAAACCCTTCCTGCATGCGATTGGCGATGGTACGTATGAACTGAAACCGGAATTTGCCACCCAACGGCAGGTAGAGCATTATTTTGCTGCCCTGGAACTTACGGAAGACAATGGCCGCATCAGGCAGGGGTTGTATGACCTGATCTCGAATGTGATCTTATTTGAACAGCCGGGGTCCAACGGACAGGAATTTCATTTCCGGTTTGGAATCGATAATACCGCTTCCTTCCGTTACCTGGATGGGCACACCCAATACCTGCTGAAAGAATTGTACATCGATTATTTCTTCCGCCGGCAGGATGATTACTGGATGAAAGAAGCGATGAAGAAACTGCCTGCTTTGAAGCGGGCTACCAATATGCTGGTCTGCGGAGAAGACCTGGGCCTGGTGCCGGGTTGTGTGCCGCATGTGATGAAACAGCTGGGTATCCTGAGCCTGGAGATCCAGCGGATGCCCAAAGACTCCCTGCATGAATTCTTTAACCCGGCCAATGCACCCTACCTGTCGGTGGTAACACCTTCCACGCACGACATGAGTACGATCCGTGGCTGGTGGGAAGAAGACCGTGAAAAGATACAACGCTTCTACAATACTGAACTAAAACAGTGGGGCGAAGCGCCTGTTTTTTGCGAACCCTGGATCAACAAAGCCATCGTGTTGCAGCACTTGCATTCACCCGCCATGTGGGCTGTATTTCAGTTGCAGGATATATTGGGCACCAGTGAGGGCACGCGCCGGGAAAACCCGCAGGAAGAGCGTATCAATGTACCTGCTACCTCCCAGCATTACTGGAGATACCGGATGCATATACCGTTGGAGCAACTGATCAAAGAAAAGGCATTCAATGAAGACCTGAAAGAACAGGTAGTGGCGAGTGGAAGATAA